The following coding sequences lie in one Rutidosis leptorrhynchoides isolate AG116_Rl617_1_P2 chromosome 4, CSIRO_AGI_Rlap_v1, whole genome shotgun sequence genomic window:
- the LOC139904195 gene encoding calcium-transporting ATPase 4, endoplasmic reticulum-type-like yields MGKGGEDYGKKENSSKSSIDSNGYAAWAKDVRECEQNYHVDSKSGLTDDEAEKRLQKYGTNELEKHEGQSILRLVLDQFNDTLVRILLAAAVISFVLAWYDGDEGGEMEITAFVEPLVIFLILIVNAIVGVWQESNAEKALEALKEIQSEQATVIRNGKKINSLPAKELVPGDIVELRVGDKIPADMRVITLVSSTLRVEQGSLTGESEAVSKTTKPVPEETDIQGKKCMVFAGTTVVNGNCLCMVTDTGMNTEIGKVHSQIHEASQNEEDTPLKKKLNEFGEVLTMLIGLICLLVWLINVKYFLSWEYVDGWPSNFKFSFEKCTYYFEIAVALAVAAIPEGLPAVITTCLALGTRKMAQKNALVRKLPSVETLGCTTVICSDKTGTLTTNQMAVAKLVAMGQGPSFLRSFNVEGTTYNPLDGKILEWPAGKMDANLQTIAKIAALANDAGIERSDKGYVATGMPTEAALKVLVEKMGLPTEFGSGSSKGDDDLMVCSQQWSKVESRIATLEFDRDRKSMGVIVTSKSGRNSLLVKGAVENLLERSSYIQLLDGSVVELDSRAKSSILDSLNELSSSALRVLGFAYKEDPPEFTTYNGDEDHPAHELLLNPANYSKIESNLIFAGLAGLRDPPRKEVPQAIEDCRIAGIQVIVITGDNKNTAEAICREIGVFGQHEDISKRSLTGREFMDLDDQKGHLSYKGGLLFSRAEPRHKQEIVRLLKEAGEVVAMTGDGVNDAPALKLADIGIAMGITGTEVAKEASDMVLADDNFSTIVAAVGEGRSIYNNMKAFIRYMISSNIGEVASIFLTAAIGIPEGLIPVQLLWVNLVTDGPPATALGFNPPDKYIMKKAPRRSDDSLISAWILFRYLVIGLYVGVATVGVFIIWYTHDSFLGIDLGQDGHTLVTYSQLSNWGQCKTWENFTVSPFIAGDRQFNFDSNPCDYFQGGKVKAMTLSLSVLVAIEMFNSLNALSEDESLLTMPPWVNPFLLMAMSVSFGLHFLILYVPFLAQVFGIVPLSLNEWLLVLAVALPVILIDEILKFVGRLTQGSQMSPRTSKRKTE; encoded by the exons ATGGGAAAAGGAGGGGAGGACTATGGTAAGAAAGAGAATAGTAGCAAATCATCTATTGATTCGAACGGATATGCGGCGTGGGCGAAGGATGTGCGGGAATGCGAACAAAATTACCATGTGGATAGTAAGTCTGGTCTAACTGATGATGAGGCTGAGAAGCGGTTGCAAAAGTATGGGACGAATGAATTGGAAAAACATGAAGGGCAGTCTATTTTACGTTTAGTTTTAGATCAGTTTAATGATACGCTAGTTAGGATTTTGCTTGCTGCGGCTGTGATCTCGTTTGTTTTGGCGTGGTATGATGGTGACGAAGGTGGGGAGATGGAGATCACAGCGTTTGTTGAGCCGTTGGTCATTTTTCTTATATTAATTGTTAATGCTATTGTTGGTGTTTGGCAAGAAAGTAACGCAGAGAAGGCTTTAGAAGCACTTAAAGAAATTCAGTCTGAACAAGCGACTGTGATACGTAATGGCAAGAAGATTAATAGTCTTCCTGCGAAGGAACTTGTTCCTGGTGATATCGTTGAGCTTCGGGTGGGAGATAAAATCCCGGCTGATATGAGGGTCATAACTTTAGTGAGTTCGACTCTTAGGGTTGAGCAAGGTTCTTTGACTGGAGAAAGTGAAGCCGTTAGTAAAACTACTAAACCTGTCCCCGAGGAGACAGATATTCAAGGGAAAAAGTGTATGGTGTTCGCTGGGACAACTGTTGTGAATGGGAACTGTTTGTGTATGGTTACAGATACAGGGATGAATACTGAAATCGGAAAGGTGCATTCACAGATTCATGAGGCATCTCAGAATGAAGAAGATACtcctttgaagaagaaactgaacgAGTTTGGAGAAGTTTTGACTATGCTAATTGGGTTAATTTGTCTTCTCGTTTGGCTAATTaacgtgaagtactttttgtcatgGGAGTATGTTGATGGTTGGCCGAGCAACTTCAAGTTCTCATTCGAGAAGTGCACTTATTACTTCGAAATCGCAGTAGCATTAGCTGTTGCTGCTATTCCAGAAGGTCTGCCAGCTGTGATTACCACTTGTTTGGCCCTTGGCACACGTAAGATGGCTCAGAAGAATGCTCTTGTTAGGAAATTACCTAGTGTTGAGACTCTTGGGTGTACAACAGTGATTTGTTCTGACAAAACCGGTACGTTGACCACTAATCAGATGGCTGTGGCTAAGCTCGTTGCTATGGGTCAGGGACCGAGTTTTCTCCGATCTTTTAACGTCGAAGGGACCACATATAACCCGTTGGATGGGAAAATACTTGAATGGCCAGCTggtaaaatggatgctaaccttcaGACGATTGCAAAGATTGCTGCTTTGGCTAACGATGCTGGCATTGAACGATCCGATAAAGGTTATGTTGCCACTGGCATGCCGACTGAAGCAGCATTGAAG GTTCTCGTTGAGAAAATGGGTCTTCCTACTGAATTCGGTTCTGGTTCATCTAAAGGAGACGATGACCTTATGG TTTGTTCTCAGCAGTGGAGTAAAGTTGAAAGCAGAATTGCCACCCTCGAGTTTGACCGTGATAGGAAATCTATGGGGGTCATCGTTACTTCCAAATCTGGGAGAAACTCATTACTTGTAAAG GGTGCTGTTGAAAATTTGCTTGAAAGGAGTTCTTACATCCAGTTGCTTGATGGTTCTGTTGTGGAACTGGACAGCAGGGCCAAATCATCCATTTTAGATAGCCTTAACGAGCTTTCATCCTCTGCATTACGTGTTTTGGGTTTTGCATACAAGGAGGATCCTCCAGAGTTTACGACTTACAATGGCGATGAAGACCATCCTGCTCATGAACTTCTACTGAATCCAGCTAATTACTCCAAAATTGAAAGTAATTTGATCTTTGCTGGCTTAGCTGGACTCAGG GATCCTCCTCGTAAAGAAGTTCCTCAAGCGATTGAAGACTGCAGAATAGCTGGAATTCAAGTTATTGTGATAACAGGAGATAACAAGAACACAGCAGAAGCAATTTGTCGTGAGATTGGTGTATTTGGACAACATGAGGACATCAGTAAAAGGAGCTTAACAGGAAGAGAATTTATGGATCTTGATGATCAAAAGGGTCACTTATCATACAAAGGAGGACTTCTATTTTCTAGGGCTGAACCACGTCACAAGCAAGAGATAGTGAGGCTGCTCAAAGAAGCAGGTGAGGTGGTTGCCATGACTGGGGATGGAGTTAATGATGCACCTGCTTTGAAATTGGCTGATATCGGAATTGCAATGGGTATTACTGGAACTGAG GTTGCAAAGGAAGCTTCTGACATGGTATTGGCAGATGATAATTTTAGCACAATTGTGGCTGCTGTCGGAGAAGGCAGGTCTATTTACAACAATATGAAGGCCTTTATTCG ATATATGATATCTTCGAATATTGGTGAGGTTGCTTCCATATTCTTGACTGCTGCTATTGGTATTCCAGAAGGTCTGATTCCTGTTCAGCTTTTATGGGTCAATCTTGTCACTGATGGGCCCCCTGCAACAGCCTTGGGATTTAATCCACCTGACAAGTACATCATGAAAAAGGCTCCCCGCAGGAGTGATGATTCATTAATCAGTGCCTGGATCTTATTTCGCTATCTG GTAATTGGACTTTACGTAGGCGTAGCGACTGTGGGTGTTTTCATCATATGGTACACTCATGACTCATTTTTGGGTATTGACTTGGGTCAAGATGGTCACACCTTAGTCACTTACTCGCAGCTTTCAAACTGGGGTCAATGTAAAACATGGGAAAATTTCACCGTCTCACCTTTCATAGCCGGCGACCGTCAATTCAATTTCGACTCTAACCCATGTGACTATTTCCAAGGTGGTAAAGTCAAAGCAATGACACTCTCTCTATCCGTATTGGTCGCAATTGAGATGTTTAATTCCCTCAACGCATTATCAGAAGACGAGAGCCTTTTGACCATGCCACCATGGGTCAACCCGTTTTTACTTATGGCAATGTCAGTCTCGTTTGGGCTTCATTTCTTGATCCTGTACGTTCCGTTCCTTGCACAAGTATTTGGGATCGTTCCTTTAAGCTTAAACGAGTGGTTGTTGGTTTTGGCGGTTGCTTTACCTGTCATATTGATTGATGAGATTCTTAAATTCGTTGGTCGGTTGACTCAAGGAAGTCAAATGAGCCCAAGGACCTCAAAGCGGAAAACAGAGTGA
- the LOC139844258 gene encoding histone H4, protein MSGRGKGGKGLGKGGAKRHRKVLRDNIQGITKPAIRRLARRGGVKRISGLIYEETRGVLKIFLENVIRDAVTYTEHARRKTVTAMDVVYALKRQGRTLYGFGG, encoded by the coding sequence ATGTCGGGACGTGGAAAGGGAGGAAAGGGATTAGGAAAGGGAGGAGCAAAACGACATCGTAAGGTGTTGCGAGACAACATTCAAGGTATCACAAAGCCTGCAATCAGAAGGTTAGCGAGAAGAGGTGGAGTGAAACGTATAAGCGGATTGATTTACGAAGAGACACGTGGCGTGCTGAAGATATTTCTAGAGAATGTGATTAGAGATGCAGTTACGTACACTGAACACGCTAGAAGGAAGACGGTTACTGCTATGGATGTTGTTTATGCTTTGAAGAGACAAGGCCGTACTCTTTATGGTTTCGGTGGTTAG
- the LOC139841195 gene encoding uncharacterized protein, protein MESFKAANRDYNPKDIRDDVGNRFRVSISYNQAWRAKCHAIEMLRGSMDDSFRMLPIYLHNIKIHNPGSMTNVVTDNENRFVMCYMSFGAVIRSFVQNVRPIIIVDGAHLKAGYLGTNLVAVAMDANNGILPLAYGIGEGETNEVWSWFFGNLRDHLESCEVLGSQTL, encoded by the exons atggaatcgttcaaagctgcaaatcgagactataatccaaaagatatacgtgatgatgttggcaaccgttttcgggtgagcatttcttacaatcaagcatggagagccaagtgtcatgcaatagagatgcttcgtggcagtatggatgactcgttccgaatgcttcccatttatcttcataacattaagattcataacccaggaagcatgacaaatgtggtgactgacaatgaaaatagattcgtgatgtgttacatgtcctttggcgcagtt attcgatcatttgtccaaaatgttcgccctattatcatcgttgatggtgcacatttgaaagctggatacttgggtacaaatttagtcgctgttgcaatggatgccaataacggaattttgccattggcttatggaattggtgaaggcgagacaaacgaggtttggtcatggttttttggcaatctaagagatcatttagagagttgtg AAGTTTTAGGTAGTCAGACActgtaa